A genomic window from Pecten maximus chromosome 6, xPecMax1.1, whole genome shotgun sequence includes:
- the LOC117329765 gene encoding ras-related protein Rab-33B-like — MAQELPKNHSDSAKKEELESSVTVIEKQAQRRIFKIIVIGDSNVGKTCLTYRFCSGKFPDKTEATIGVDFRERTVEIDKEQVKLQLWDTAGQERFRKSMVQHYYRNVHAVVFVYDVTKMSSFDSMPSWIEECDRHNLNKDIPRLLVGNKCDMKLRIAVNTNLAQKFADSHSMPLFETSAKDDERANHVDAIFLTLAHKLKNSKPLMSPYISGENSGLPSNVQVISIGKSSQGKGLQSMGVESDKKDSCAC, encoded by the exons ATGGCACAAGAACTTCCAAAAAATCACTCCGATTCTGCAAAAAAGGAGGAACTTGAGTCGTCTGTCACCGTCATAGAAAAACAAGCACAGAGACGCATATTCAAGATAATTGTAATTGGTGACTCCAATGTCGGAAAAACGTGTTTGACATACAGGTTTTGTAGTGGGAAGTTTCCTGACAAAACAGAAGCAACCATTGGCGTTGATTTTCGAGAAAGAACTGTCGAAATAGACAAAGAACAAGTCAAG CTACAACTTTGGGATACAGCCGGCCAAGAGAGGTTCCGAAAGTCTATGGTCCAGCATTACTACAGAAATGTACACGCCGTTGTGTTTGTCTACGACGTCACGAAGATGAGCTCGTTTGACAGCATGCCTAGTTGGATCGAAGAGTGTGACAGACACAACCTGAACAAAGATATACCCAGACTTCTTGTTGGAAACAAATGTGACATGAAACTGCGTATTGCTGTTAATACAAATCTGGCCCAGAAGTTTGCTGACTCCCATAGTATGCCTCTGTTTGAAACATCAGCCAAAGATGACGAGCGTGCCAACCATGTGGATGCTATTTTCTTGACACTTGCTCATAAGCTAAAGAACAGTAAACCGCTTATGTCCCCGTATATCAGCGGCGAGAATTCAGGTCTGCCGAGTAATGTTCAAGTTATCTCCATCGGGAAAAGTTCCCAGGGAAAGGGTCTACAATCCATGGGTGTGGAAAGCGACAAAAAGGATTCTTGTGCTTgttaa